A genomic segment from Cervus elaphus chromosome 14, mCerEla1.1, whole genome shotgun sequence encodes:
- the LOC122708130 gene encoding receptor-type tyrosine-protein phosphatase V-like isoform X2, whose product MRPPALFAALLWLPGFLAKEDECQPPEEGPIGASGGPPLRVTVSSRGRSASLTLSWAAPGPGGPGRTLRLSRLNPRGSPERQLLQAHTNTSSFEFRDLVPGSRYQLEVTAVRPCGQNASLGLTVLTAPSTVQDLQLHGSESPSSLRASWGSAPGGQDGYQLVLCHLESQTVVHNVSTSAGTLTYNFSHLLPGSEYVLEVTTWAAHLQAKTSARQWTAPVPPGQLALRALGTRALRASWGSAGGAAWLHLLLTDLLSGSNRTAGVTRGVSSHTFPCLSPGTPYTLTLSAVAGPRWAAGPSATEWTRPSTALDLRLTPQTPGLGASWKAGPGAWEGYLLRLSGPMEKTLSLGPGALNVTFPGPLPSGHYTLELRVLAGPYEAGAQATAWLGDAAAQHPQGSGTELPLDGPEASKEPGSRTLPHSEGAPCLLRNVSGPPGATQVTLHGPGARSQVDAVSALGTATSSPTGHAGPPTPQPLEVASRDSPSALTVGWAPAPGPRGGYRVSWHQEGGQGSPGGLVDLGPDNASLTLRGLVPGSCYAVSVWTRVGNLSASIQRARACTLPAPPANLSLGLAARTPVLRAVWSPPAGGRDGFLLRLYCLRPPALESQETLGPEAQTFSWARLAPGTEFLVWLATLRGPDQSSSANATGWTRPLAPALVNVTSEGATQLRASWVHAPGGREGYRVTLYQAGVPVHSSPVGAQVDGASFSALTPGTEYEVEVVTQAGPLRAVAASAAGWTSPVVPAELLVSMQAGSAVVSLAWASGPLGRGACHAQLAGAGLLSREQPLALGQARLVLRDLTPGRNLSLAVRCRAGPRQASTHPVPLPVEPDPVEDVQCQPEATRLALVWTVPAGDVDTCLVVAEQLAAAGAAQLVFRANTSGGALLLARLAPAASYRLSLSVLGRNGLWSRVVSLVCATTPEAWHPPELAAAPRLEPETGMGVLIAQGMFGEEDGQIQWYGVIATTNMSLARPPREAVSRTWYDHYYGGRDAYLAVLLSNPFYPGPWAAPTSWPVPVGTDDCGRTRDICNGRLRPGSRYRFSVVAFSRHSPDTLIAVSAFSEPRTSPSWAVPLPVAAGTAAGVLALGVLLGLLCWRRVNGQRAEKSLRSQELTAYNLRRTHRPIPVHSFQQSFEAKSAHAYQAFFQEFEELKEVGKEQPRLEAEHPANSAKNRYPHVLPYDHSRVRLALLDGKPHSDYINASFIPGYTHPQEFIATQGPLKKTLADFWRLVWEQQVHVIVMLTVGMENGRVLCEHYWPADSRPITHGPVTILLLAEQPQDEWTTREFQLHHAAQQRQRRVKQLQFTTWPDHSVPEAPSSLLAFVELVREQARATVGAGPLLVHCSAGVGRSGTFVALWRLLRQLEEEQAVDVFHAVHVLRLHRPLMIQTPSQYIFLHSCLLSRVLEGPHSTRAAEAAETHSRHWAAPGTSHAAGAPCRPQPIPVRNFARVCAEQAANGNAGFLEEHQLLLRALKDEAGSGTPPPREGRCHEWSPSVESGPAGEMLEAWLFPGGPSGRDHVVLTGPAGPAELWELVWEHGACVMASLCPPDPQEEEFWPTETQPVTTDAVTVRWVADGSAAGWPCTFLHVTHRCQRLYPEGEREGETGAAAAVPMLGAGPGAPHRDPAALPGRRGPVLLPGHRAARHAAQSLQQGCGPTGHLPGPGAAAAAGRDRGRRGRLHCGLAAVAGLRPHDPNAGAVRPPLQLPRQRALGRAAVSHPAPAVWEAVLARQAHCGPASPGGWPARQPRAVKGNKRCGQA is encoded by the exons ATGAGGCCCCCAGCCCTGTTCGCGGCGCTCCTCTGGCTCCCAGGCTTCTTGGCCAAG GAAGATGAGTGCCAGCCCCCGGAAGAGGGTCCCATAGGGGCCAGTGGAG GACCGCCCCTGAGGGTGACGGTCAGCAGCCGGGGCAGGTCCGCCAGCCTCACGCTGAGCTGGGCCGCCCCTGGGCCGGGCGGGCCCGGCCGCACCCTCCGCCTCAGCCGGCTGAACCCCCGCGGCTCCCCTGAACGGCAGCTGCTCCAGGCCCACACCAACACGTCCAGCTTCGAGTTCCGGGACCTGGTGCCAGGAAGTCGCTACCAGCTGGAGGTGACGGCCGTGCGCCCCTGCGGGCAGAACGCCAGCCTCGGCCTCACTGTGCTCACAG CCCCGTCCACTGTCCAGGACCTGCAGCTCCACGGCTCCGAGAGCCCGTCCAGCCTGCGGGCCTCATGGGGCTCTGCCCCCGGGGGGCAGGATGGCTACCAGCTTGTCCTCTGCCACCTGGAGTCCCAGACAGTGGTTCACAACGTCTCCACGTCTGCCGGCACCCTGACCTACAATTTTAGCCACCTCCTACCAGGCAGTGAGTACGTCTTGGAGGTTACCACCTGGGCTGCCCACCTCCAAGCGAAGACCAGTGCCCGCCAGTGGACAG CTCCTGTACCTCCAGGGCAGCTGGCGCTGCGTGCCCTGGGCACCAGGGCCCTGCGGGCCTCCTGGGGCAGCGCTGGGGGGGCCGCCTGGCTGCACCTCCTGCTCACAGACCTCCTCAGTGGCTCCAACCGGACGGCGGGCGTCACAAGAGGTGTCTCCAGCCACACCTTCCCGTGCCTCTCTCCCGGAACCCCCTACACGCTGACACTCAGCGCTGTCGCCGGCCCCCGTTGGGCAGCGGGGCCCAGTGCCACCGAGTGGACCC GTCCCTCCACGGCCCTGGACCTGCGGCTCACTCCCCAGACCCCAGGGCTTGGGGCCAGCTGGAAGGCGGGCCCCGGGGCCTGGGAGGGCTACCTGCTCAGGCTGAGCGGGCCTATGGAAAAGACCCTAAGTTTGGGCCCTGGGGCCCTCAACGTCACGTTCCCAGGGCCCCTGCCATCCGGACACTACACTCTGGAGCTGAGAGTTCTGGCGGGGCCCTACGAGGCCGGGGCCCAGGCCACTGCCTGGCTGGGTG ATGCTGCAGCCCAGCACCCGCAGGGCAGCGGTACCGAGCTGCCCCTGGATGGGCCAGAGGCCAGCAAGGAGCCTGGGAGCCGGACACTGCCCCACTCTGAGGGGgccccctgcctcctcagaaatgtCTCAGGGCCACCTGGTGCCACCCAGGTCACGCTCCACGGGCCCGGGGCCCGCTCCCAGGTGGACGCTGTCTCTGCTCTGGGCACTGCCACCTCAAGCCCCACAGGCCACGCAG GGCCCCCCACGCCACAGCCGCTGGAGGTGGCCAGCAGGGACAGCCCCTCCGCCTTGACCGTTGGCTGGGCCCCGGCACCGGGGCCACGGGGAGGCTACAGGGTCAGCTGGCACCAGGAGGGCGGCCAGGGCTCGCCGGGCGGGCTTGTCGACTTGGGCCCGGACAACGCCAGCCTGACACTGCGGGGTCTCGTGCCCGGCTCCTGCTACGCCGTGTCTGTGTGGACTCGGGTGGGGAACCTTAGCGCCAGCATCCAAAGGGCTCGCGCCTGCACAC TCCCTGCGCCGCCTGCCAACCTGAGCCTGGGCCTGGCTGCCCGGACCCCTGTCCTGAGGGCCGTCTGGAGCCCCCCCGCGGGGGGCAGGGACGGCTTCCTCCTGCGGCTTTACTGCCTGCGGCCTCCAGCTCTGGAGAGCCAGGAGACCCTGGGCCCCGAGGCACAGACCTTCTCCTGGGCCCGGCTGGCTCCGGGCACTGAGTTCCTGGTGTGGCTGGCCACCCTGCGGGGTCCCGACCAGAGCAGCAGCGCCAACGCCACGGGCTGGACGC GCCCCCTCGCCCCTGCCCTGGTGAACGTGACCAGTGAAGGCGCCACCCAGCTCCGGGCGTCCTGGGTCCACGCGCCGGGGGGCCGGGAGGGCTACCGGGTGACACTCTACCAGGCGGGCGTCCCGGTGCACTCCAGCCCCGTGGGGGCCCAGGTGGACGGCGCCAGCTTCTCGGCTCTGACTCCGGGCACTGAGTACGAGGTGGAGGTGGTCACGCAGGCCGGGCCCCTCCGTGCAGTGGCGGCCAGTGCCGCCGGCTGGACCT CCCCAGTGGTGCCTGCGGAGCTGCTGGTGTCCATGCAGGCGGGCAGCGCCGTGGTCAGCCTGGCCTGGGCCAGCGGCCCCCTGGGGCGCGGAGCCTGCCACGCGCAGCTCGCGGGGGCCGGGCTCCTGTCCCGGGAGCAGCCCCTGGCCCTGGGCCAAGCCCGCCTGGTCCTGAGAGACCTCACGCCTGGCCGCAACCTCTCCTTGGCCGTGCGGTGCCGGGCGGGGCCCCGCCAGGCCTCCACGCACCCTGTGCCGCTGCCCGTGG AGCCTGACCCGGTGGAGGACGTGCAGTGCCAGCCCGAAGCCACGCGCCTGGCCCTGGTCTGGACGGTGCCCGCGGGGGACGTGGACACCTGTCTGGTGGTGGCGGAGCAGCTGGCGGCGGCAGGGGCCGCCCAGCTCGTCTTCCGGGCCAACACCTCCGGGGGCGCCCTCCTCCTGGCGCGCCTGGCGCCTGCCGCGTCCTACCGCCTCAGCCTCTCGGTGCTGGGCAGGAACGGCCTGTGGAGCCGGGTGGTCAGCCTGGTGTGCGCCACCACGCCCGAGG CCTGGCACCCCCCGGAGCTGGCCGCAGCCCCCCGGCTGGAGCCCGAGACGGGGATGGGCGTGCTGATTGCCCAGGGCATGTTCGGCGAGGAGGACGGGCAGATCCAGTGGTACGGGGTCATCGCCACCACCAATATGTCGC TGGCCCGGCCTCCCCGCGAAGCCGTCAGCCGCACATGGTACGACCATTACTACGGCGGCCGCGACGCCTACCTGGCTGTACTGCTCTCCAACCCGTTCTACCCCGGGCCCTGGGCCGCGCCCACATCCTGGCCGGTGCCCGTGGGCACGGACGACTGCGGCCGGACCCGCGACATATGTAACGGGCGGCTCAGGCCGGGCTCCCGGTATCG GTTCAGTGTCGTGGCCTTTTCCAGGCACAGCCCTGACACCCTTATCGCCGTCTCAGCCTTTTCAG AGCCCCGGACCAGCCCTTCCTGGGCAGTGCCCCTTCCGGTGGCAGCGGGCACCGCGGCCGGCGTGCTCGCCCTGGGTGTCTTGCTGGGCCTGCTGTGCTGGAGGCGAGTGAACGGGCAGAG GGCAGAGAAGAGCCTGCGCTCCCAGGAGCTGACTGCTTACAACCTGCG GCGGACCCACCGGCCCATCCCCGTGCACAGCTTCCAGCAGAGCTTTGAGGCCAAGAGTGCCCACGCCTACCAGGCCTTTTTTCAGGAGTTTGAG GAGCTGAAGGAGGTGGGCAAGGAGCAGCCGAGGCTGGAGGCTGAGCACCCTGCCAACAGCGCGAAGAACCGCTACCCTCACGTGTTGCCCT ACGACCACTCCCGGGTCAGGCTGGCCCTGCTGGACGGGAAGCCCCACTCTGACTACATCAATGCCAGCTTCATCCCG ggctaCACCCACCCGCAGGAGTTCATCGCCACCCAGGGGCCTCTCAAGAAGACACTGGCGGACTTCTGGCGGCTGGTGTGGGAGCAGCAGGTCCACGTCATCGTCATGCTGACCGTGGGCATGGAGAACGGGCGG GTGCTGTGTGAGCACTACTGGCCGGCCGACTCCCGCCCCATCACCCACGGGCCGGTCACCATCCTCCTGCTGGCCGAGCAGCCACAGGACGAGTGGACCACACGGGAATTCCAGCTGCATCAC gcTGCCCAGCAGCGGCAGCGGAGGGTGAAGCAGCTGCAGTTCACCACCTGGCCGGACCACAGTGTCCCCGAGGCCCCCAGCTCCCTGCTGGCCTTTGTGGAGCTGGTCCGGGAGCAGGCGAGGGCCACCGTGGGCGCAGGGCCCCTCCTGGTGCACTGCAG CGCGGGCGTGGGCCGCTCAGGCACCTTTGTGGCCCTGTGGCGGCTGCTGCggcagctggaggaggagcaggcgGTGGACGTGTTCCACGCGGTGCACGTGCTGCGCCTACACCGGCCGCTCATGATTCAGACCCCG agccAGTACATCTTCCTGCACAGCTGCCTCCTGAGCAGGGTCCTGGAAGGGCCCCACAGCACCCGCGCTGCCGA GGCTGCAGAGACCCACAGCAGGCACTGGGCAGCCCCAGGCACCTCCCACGCAGCCGGTGCCCCCTGCAGGCCGCAGCCCATCCCCGTGAGGAACTTTGCCCGAGTGTGCGCAGAACAGGCCGCCAATGGCAACgcgggcttcctggaggagcaccag ctccTGCTCCGGGCCCTGAAGGACGAGGCAGGCTCTGGGACACCCCCTCCCCGCG AGGGCCGTTGTCACGAGTGGTCCCCTTCGGTGGAGAGCGGCCCAGCTGGGGAGATGCTTGAAGCCTGGCTCTTCCCT GGCGGGCCCTCTGGCCGTGACCATGTGGTGCTGACCGGCCCTGCAGGGCCAGctgaactctgggagctggtgtggGAGCACGGGGCCTGCGTGATGGCCTCCTTGTGCCCACCGGACCCCCAGGAGGAG GAGTTCTGGCCCACGGAGACGCAGCCTGTTACCACGGACGCGGTGACCGTGCGCTGGGTGGCGGACGGCAGTGCTGCAGGCTGGCCCTGCACCTTCCTTCACGTCACACAT CGGTGCCAACGTCTCTACCCAGAAGGCGAGCGGGAAGGAGAGACCGGTGCAGCGGCTGCAGTTCCCATGCTGGGAGCCGGGCCAGGCGCTCCCCACCGAGACCCTGCTGCCCTTCCTGGCCGCCGTGGGCCGGTGCTGCTCCCGGGACACCGAGCAGCCAGGCACGCTGCTCAGTCACTGCAG CAAGGGTGCGGCCCAACTGGGCACCTTCCTGGCCCTGGAGCAGCTGCTGCAGCAGGCAGGGACCGAGGGCGCCGTGGACGTCTTCACTGTGGCCTTGCAGCAGTCGCAGGCCTGCGGCCTCATGACCCCAACGCTG GAGCAGTACGTCCACCTCTACAGCTGCCTCGACAGCGCGCTCTCGGAAGGGCTGCCGTGAGTCACCCAGCCCCTGCTGTGTGGGAGGCGGTGCTGGCCCGGCAAGCCCACTGTGGCCCGGCTTCCCCGGGAGGGTGGCCTGCACGCCAACCCCGTGCTGTGAAGGGCAATAAACGGTGTGGTCAAGCCTGA
- the LOC122708130 gene encoding receptor-type tyrosine-protein phosphatase V-like isoform X1, translating to MRPPALFAALLWLPGFLAKEDECQPPEEGPIGASGGPPLRVTVSSRGRSASLTLSWAAPGPGGPGRTLRLSRLNPRGSPERQLLQAHTNTSSFEFRDLVPGSRYQLEVTAVRPCGQNASLGLTVLTAPSTVQDLQLHGSESPSSLRASWGSAPGGQDGYQLVLCHLESQTVVHNVSTSAGTLTYNFSHLLPGSEYVLEVTTWAAHLQAKTSARQWTAPVPPGQLALRALGTRALRASWGSAGGAAWLHLLLTDLLSGSNRTAGVTRGVSSHTFPCLSPGTPYTLTLSAVAGPRWAAGPSATEWTRPSTALDLRLTPQTPGLGASWKAGPGAWEGYLLRLSGPMEKTLSLGPGALNVTFPGPLPSGHYTLELRVLAGPYEAGAQATAWLGDAAAQHPQGSGTELPLDGPEASKEPGSRTLPHSEGAPCLLRNVSGPPGATQVTLHGPGARSQVDAVSALGTATSSPTGHAGPPTPQPLEVASRDSPSALTVGWAPAPGPRGGYRVSWHQEGGQGSPGGLVDLGPDNASLTLRGLVPGSCYAVSVWTRVGNLSASIQRARACTLPAPPANLSLGLAARTPVLRAVWSPPAGGRDGFLLRLYCLRPPALESQETLGPEAQTFSWARLAPGTEFLVWLATLRGPDQSSSANATGWTRPLAPALVNVTSEGATQLRASWVHAPGGREGYRVTLYQAGVPVHSSPVGAQVDGASFSALTPGTEYEVEVVTQAGPLRAVAASAAGWTSPVVPAELLVSMQAGSAVVSLAWASGPLGRGACHAQLAGAGLLSREQPLALGQARLVLRDLTPGRNLSLAVRCRAGPRQASTHPVPLPVEPDPVEDVQCQPEATRLALVWTVPAGDVDTCLVVAEQLAAAGAAQLVFRANTSGGALLLARLAPAASYRLSLSVLGRNGLWSRVVSLVCATTPEAWHPPELAAAPRLEPETGMGVLIAQGMFGEEDGQIQWYGVIATTNMSLARPPREAVSRTWYDHYYGGRDAYLAVLLSNPFYPGPWAAPTSWPVPVGTDDCGRTRDICNGRLRPGSRYRFSVVAFSRHSPDTLIAVSAFSEPRTSPSWAVPLPVAAGTAAGVLALGVLLGLLCWRRVNGQRAEKSLRSQELTAYNLRRTHRPIPVHSFQQSFEAKSAHAYQAFFQEFEELKEVGKEQPRLEAEHPANSAKNRYPHVLPYDHSRVRLALLDGKPHSDYINASFIPGYTHPQEFIATQGPLKKTLADFWRLVWEQQVHVIVMLTVGMENGRVLCEHYWPADSRPITHGPVTILLLAEQPQDEWTTREFQLHHAAQQRQRRVKQLQFTTWPDHSVPEAPSSLLAFVELVREQARATVGAGPLLVHCSAGVGRSGTFVALWRLLRQLEEEQAVDVFHAVHVLRLHRPLMIQTPSQYIFLHSCLLSRVLEGPHSTRAAEAAETHSRHWAAPGTSHAAGAPCRPQPIPVRNFARVCAEQAANGNAGFLEEHQLLLRALKDEAGSGTPPPRGEQNEGRCHEWSPSVESGPAGEMLEAWLFPGGPSGRDHVVLTGPAGPAELWELVWEHGACVMASLCPPDPQEEEFWPTETQPVTTDAVTVRWVADGSAAGWPCTFLHVTHRCQRLYPEGEREGETGAAAAVPMLGAGPGAPHRDPAALPGRRGPVLLPGHRAARHAAQSLQQGCGPTGHLPGPGAAAAAGRDRGRRGRLHCGLAAVAGLRPHDPNAGAVRPPLQLPRQRALGRAAVSHPAPAVWEAVLARQAHCGPASPGGWPARQPRAVKGNKRCGQA from the exons ATGAGGCCCCCAGCCCTGTTCGCGGCGCTCCTCTGGCTCCCAGGCTTCTTGGCCAAG GAAGATGAGTGCCAGCCCCCGGAAGAGGGTCCCATAGGGGCCAGTGGAG GACCGCCCCTGAGGGTGACGGTCAGCAGCCGGGGCAGGTCCGCCAGCCTCACGCTGAGCTGGGCCGCCCCTGGGCCGGGCGGGCCCGGCCGCACCCTCCGCCTCAGCCGGCTGAACCCCCGCGGCTCCCCTGAACGGCAGCTGCTCCAGGCCCACACCAACACGTCCAGCTTCGAGTTCCGGGACCTGGTGCCAGGAAGTCGCTACCAGCTGGAGGTGACGGCCGTGCGCCCCTGCGGGCAGAACGCCAGCCTCGGCCTCACTGTGCTCACAG CCCCGTCCACTGTCCAGGACCTGCAGCTCCACGGCTCCGAGAGCCCGTCCAGCCTGCGGGCCTCATGGGGCTCTGCCCCCGGGGGGCAGGATGGCTACCAGCTTGTCCTCTGCCACCTGGAGTCCCAGACAGTGGTTCACAACGTCTCCACGTCTGCCGGCACCCTGACCTACAATTTTAGCCACCTCCTACCAGGCAGTGAGTACGTCTTGGAGGTTACCACCTGGGCTGCCCACCTCCAAGCGAAGACCAGTGCCCGCCAGTGGACAG CTCCTGTACCTCCAGGGCAGCTGGCGCTGCGTGCCCTGGGCACCAGGGCCCTGCGGGCCTCCTGGGGCAGCGCTGGGGGGGCCGCCTGGCTGCACCTCCTGCTCACAGACCTCCTCAGTGGCTCCAACCGGACGGCGGGCGTCACAAGAGGTGTCTCCAGCCACACCTTCCCGTGCCTCTCTCCCGGAACCCCCTACACGCTGACACTCAGCGCTGTCGCCGGCCCCCGTTGGGCAGCGGGGCCCAGTGCCACCGAGTGGACCC GTCCCTCCACGGCCCTGGACCTGCGGCTCACTCCCCAGACCCCAGGGCTTGGGGCCAGCTGGAAGGCGGGCCCCGGGGCCTGGGAGGGCTACCTGCTCAGGCTGAGCGGGCCTATGGAAAAGACCCTAAGTTTGGGCCCTGGGGCCCTCAACGTCACGTTCCCAGGGCCCCTGCCATCCGGACACTACACTCTGGAGCTGAGAGTTCTGGCGGGGCCCTACGAGGCCGGGGCCCAGGCCACTGCCTGGCTGGGTG ATGCTGCAGCCCAGCACCCGCAGGGCAGCGGTACCGAGCTGCCCCTGGATGGGCCAGAGGCCAGCAAGGAGCCTGGGAGCCGGACACTGCCCCACTCTGAGGGGgccccctgcctcctcagaaatgtCTCAGGGCCACCTGGTGCCACCCAGGTCACGCTCCACGGGCCCGGGGCCCGCTCCCAGGTGGACGCTGTCTCTGCTCTGGGCACTGCCACCTCAAGCCCCACAGGCCACGCAG GGCCCCCCACGCCACAGCCGCTGGAGGTGGCCAGCAGGGACAGCCCCTCCGCCTTGACCGTTGGCTGGGCCCCGGCACCGGGGCCACGGGGAGGCTACAGGGTCAGCTGGCACCAGGAGGGCGGCCAGGGCTCGCCGGGCGGGCTTGTCGACTTGGGCCCGGACAACGCCAGCCTGACACTGCGGGGTCTCGTGCCCGGCTCCTGCTACGCCGTGTCTGTGTGGACTCGGGTGGGGAACCTTAGCGCCAGCATCCAAAGGGCTCGCGCCTGCACAC TCCCTGCGCCGCCTGCCAACCTGAGCCTGGGCCTGGCTGCCCGGACCCCTGTCCTGAGGGCCGTCTGGAGCCCCCCCGCGGGGGGCAGGGACGGCTTCCTCCTGCGGCTTTACTGCCTGCGGCCTCCAGCTCTGGAGAGCCAGGAGACCCTGGGCCCCGAGGCACAGACCTTCTCCTGGGCCCGGCTGGCTCCGGGCACTGAGTTCCTGGTGTGGCTGGCCACCCTGCGGGGTCCCGACCAGAGCAGCAGCGCCAACGCCACGGGCTGGACGC GCCCCCTCGCCCCTGCCCTGGTGAACGTGACCAGTGAAGGCGCCACCCAGCTCCGGGCGTCCTGGGTCCACGCGCCGGGGGGCCGGGAGGGCTACCGGGTGACACTCTACCAGGCGGGCGTCCCGGTGCACTCCAGCCCCGTGGGGGCCCAGGTGGACGGCGCCAGCTTCTCGGCTCTGACTCCGGGCACTGAGTACGAGGTGGAGGTGGTCACGCAGGCCGGGCCCCTCCGTGCAGTGGCGGCCAGTGCCGCCGGCTGGACCT CCCCAGTGGTGCCTGCGGAGCTGCTGGTGTCCATGCAGGCGGGCAGCGCCGTGGTCAGCCTGGCCTGGGCCAGCGGCCCCCTGGGGCGCGGAGCCTGCCACGCGCAGCTCGCGGGGGCCGGGCTCCTGTCCCGGGAGCAGCCCCTGGCCCTGGGCCAAGCCCGCCTGGTCCTGAGAGACCTCACGCCTGGCCGCAACCTCTCCTTGGCCGTGCGGTGCCGGGCGGGGCCCCGCCAGGCCTCCACGCACCCTGTGCCGCTGCCCGTGG AGCCTGACCCGGTGGAGGACGTGCAGTGCCAGCCCGAAGCCACGCGCCTGGCCCTGGTCTGGACGGTGCCCGCGGGGGACGTGGACACCTGTCTGGTGGTGGCGGAGCAGCTGGCGGCGGCAGGGGCCGCCCAGCTCGTCTTCCGGGCCAACACCTCCGGGGGCGCCCTCCTCCTGGCGCGCCTGGCGCCTGCCGCGTCCTACCGCCTCAGCCTCTCGGTGCTGGGCAGGAACGGCCTGTGGAGCCGGGTGGTCAGCCTGGTGTGCGCCACCACGCCCGAGG CCTGGCACCCCCCGGAGCTGGCCGCAGCCCCCCGGCTGGAGCCCGAGACGGGGATGGGCGTGCTGATTGCCCAGGGCATGTTCGGCGAGGAGGACGGGCAGATCCAGTGGTACGGGGTCATCGCCACCACCAATATGTCGC TGGCCCGGCCTCCCCGCGAAGCCGTCAGCCGCACATGGTACGACCATTACTACGGCGGCCGCGACGCCTACCTGGCTGTACTGCTCTCCAACCCGTTCTACCCCGGGCCCTGGGCCGCGCCCACATCCTGGCCGGTGCCCGTGGGCACGGACGACTGCGGCCGGACCCGCGACATATGTAACGGGCGGCTCAGGCCGGGCTCCCGGTATCG GTTCAGTGTCGTGGCCTTTTCCAGGCACAGCCCTGACACCCTTATCGCCGTCTCAGCCTTTTCAG AGCCCCGGACCAGCCCTTCCTGGGCAGTGCCCCTTCCGGTGGCAGCGGGCACCGCGGCCGGCGTGCTCGCCCTGGGTGTCTTGCTGGGCCTGCTGTGCTGGAGGCGAGTGAACGGGCAGAG GGCAGAGAAGAGCCTGCGCTCCCAGGAGCTGACTGCTTACAACCTGCG GCGGACCCACCGGCCCATCCCCGTGCACAGCTTCCAGCAGAGCTTTGAGGCCAAGAGTGCCCACGCCTACCAGGCCTTTTTTCAGGAGTTTGAG GAGCTGAAGGAGGTGGGCAAGGAGCAGCCGAGGCTGGAGGCTGAGCACCCTGCCAACAGCGCGAAGAACCGCTACCCTCACGTGTTGCCCT ACGACCACTCCCGGGTCAGGCTGGCCCTGCTGGACGGGAAGCCCCACTCTGACTACATCAATGCCAGCTTCATCCCG ggctaCACCCACCCGCAGGAGTTCATCGCCACCCAGGGGCCTCTCAAGAAGACACTGGCGGACTTCTGGCGGCTGGTGTGGGAGCAGCAGGTCCACGTCATCGTCATGCTGACCGTGGGCATGGAGAACGGGCGG GTGCTGTGTGAGCACTACTGGCCGGCCGACTCCCGCCCCATCACCCACGGGCCGGTCACCATCCTCCTGCTGGCCGAGCAGCCACAGGACGAGTGGACCACACGGGAATTCCAGCTGCATCAC gcTGCCCAGCAGCGGCAGCGGAGGGTGAAGCAGCTGCAGTTCACCACCTGGCCGGACCACAGTGTCCCCGAGGCCCCCAGCTCCCTGCTGGCCTTTGTGGAGCTGGTCCGGGAGCAGGCGAGGGCCACCGTGGGCGCAGGGCCCCTCCTGGTGCACTGCAG CGCGGGCGTGGGCCGCTCAGGCACCTTTGTGGCCCTGTGGCGGCTGCTGCggcagctggaggaggagcaggcgGTGGACGTGTTCCACGCGGTGCACGTGCTGCGCCTACACCGGCCGCTCATGATTCAGACCCCG agccAGTACATCTTCCTGCACAGCTGCCTCCTGAGCAGGGTCCTGGAAGGGCCCCACAGCACCCGCGCTGCCGA GGCTGCAGAGACCCACAGCAGGCACTGGGCAGCCCCAGGCACCTCCCACGCAGCCGGTGCCCCCTGCAGGCCGCAGCCCATCCCCGTGAGGAACTTTGCCCGAGTGTGCGCAGAACAGGCCGCCAATGGCAACgcgggcttcctggaggagcaccag ctccTGCTCCGGGCCCTGAAGGACGAGGCAGGCTCTGGGACACCCCCTCCCCGCGGTGAGCAGAATG AGGGCCGTTGTCACGAGTGGTCCCCTTCGGTGGAGAGCGGCCCAGCTGGGGAGATGCTTGAAGCCTGGCTCTTCCCT GGCGGGCCCTCTGGCCGTGACCATGTGGTGCTGACCGGCCCTGCAGGGCCAGctgaactctgggagctggtgtggGAGCACGGGGCCTGCGTGATGGCCTCCTTGTGCCCACCGGACCCCCAGGAGGAG GAGTTCTGGCCCACGGAGACGCAGCCTGTTACCACGGACGCGGTGACCGTGCGCTGGGTGGCGGACGGCAGTGCTGCAGGCTGGCCCTGCACCTTCCTTCACGTCACACAT CGGTGCCAACGTCTCTACCCAGAAGGCGAGCGGGAAGGAGAGACCGGTGCAGCGGCTGCAGTTCCCATGCTGGGAGCCGGGCCAGGCGCTCCCCACCGAGACCCTGCTGCCCTTCCTGGCCGCCGTGGGCCGGTGCTGCTCCCGGGACACCGAGCAGCCAGGCACGCTGCTCAGTCACTGCAG CAAGGGTGCGGCCCAACTGGGCACCTTCCTGGCCCTGGAGCAGCTGCTGCAGCAGGCAGGGACCGAGGGCGCCGTGGACGTCTTCACTGTGGCCTTGCAGCAGTCGCAGGCCTGCGGCCTCATGACCCCAACGCTG GAGCAGTACGTCCACCTCTACAGCTGCCTCGACAGCGCGCTCTCGGAAGGGCTGCCGTGAGTCACCCAGCCCCTGCTGTGTGGGAGGCGGTGCTGGCCCGGCAAGCCCACTGTGGCCCGGCTTCCCCGGGAGGGTGGCCTGCACGCCAACCCCGTGCTGTGAAGGGCAATAAACGGTGTGGTCAAGCCTGA